From Cricetulus griseus strain 17A/GY chromosome 1 unlocalized genomic scaffold, alternate assembly CriGri-PICRH-1.0 chr1_0, whole genome shotgun sequence, a single genomic window includes:
- the Map1s gene encoding microtubule-associated protein 1S isoform X3 encodes MDPAPHKVLVLAGPCLEETGELLLQTGGFSAQHFLQVLGDKEVQDALASAPIAPPALTLSCPTFGDWMLLGPTPGLRLRLNPPARLPASEGLRAFLEYVAESLEPPSPFELLEPPAAGGFLRLARPCCYVFPGGLGDAAFFAVNGFTVLVNGGSNPKSSFWKLVRHLDRVDAVLVTHAGADSLPGLNSLLRRKLAEREAAAGPQGQCEERLRRLLSPALGVVFLNAREATSRLRGGEDEAVCARGLLRSLGIAPLPLQRGPQPTRPTVLFEKLGVGRLELFVLHPPPGDPAAPACALLVWQPASPSDKVVRVLFPGRTPPTRLLDGLQRLQHLPCLRRPVVTTGDLDAPARADSQDSLASRDSSRKEPVRSTISSSASRSTVRREPAPPTRDLKKDAKPGPTRPTVRDMRRSGPGVANTKPRTSQNGPRAPVPSGPPMAHVPQCPAEAGSSLEPQRPPAPSPTLSPARSPPPTAPGNSPEHLSLSPLRPEPALDASPSATTPTATTPTLTTPSLPAELGSPHSTEVDESLSVSFEQVLPAGDSGLSLPLRLARRSTSPHDVDLCLVSPCEFAHRKPPPPASPGSSDSSARSQERPPETPPTSVSESLPTLSDSDPVPVADSDDDVGSESAARDPLPTPRVPPPLPDAPGICMVDPEALLPRARQPPNPTNPGRSRKAPARPSSASAAPRAASVAAKTKGPAGDRVRPLSARSEPADKPGRVPLTRKPSVPKTVSKVSPATRTSSGLSGRPVPPGAGSPVYLDLAYLPGGGAGHLDPDFFLRVRALCYVISGQGQRQEEGLRAVLDALLAGKQQWDLDLQVTLIPTFDSAVMHRWYEETHEQHQALGIRVLGSGSMVSMQDEAFPACKVEF; translated from the exons ATGGACCCTGCCCCTCATAAAGTGCTGGTGCTGGCAGGACCCTGCCTGGAGGAGACTGGGGAGCTGCTGCTGCAGACCGGGGGGTTCTCAGCGCAGCACTTCCTGCAGGTGCTGGGGGACAAAGAG GTCCAGGATGCTCTGGCCTCGGCACCCATTGCCCCACCGGCCCTCACCCTGTCCTGTCCGACCTTTGGGGACTGGATGCTGCTGGGCCCCACGCCTGGACTGCGGCTGCGCCTGAACCCACCCGCGCGGCTGCCAGCCTCCGAGGGCCTGCGCGCCTTTCTGGAGTATGTGGCTGAGTCGCTGGAGCCGCCATCGCCCTTCGAGCTGCTGGAGCCGCCGGCCGCAGGGGGCTTCCTGCGCCTGGCGCGGCCCTGCTGCTATGTGTTCCCTGGTGGCCTGGGCGACGCCGCCTTCTTCGCAGTCAATGGCTTCACTGTGCTGGTGAATGGCGGTTCCAACCCCAAGTCGAGCTTCTGGAAGCTGGTGCGCCACCTGGACCGCGTGGACGCAGTGCTAGTGACCCACGCAGGCGCAGACAGCCTGCCTGGCCTCAATAGCCTGCTGCGCCGCAAGCTGGCAGAACGTGAGGCTGCTGCAGGGCCACAGGGACAATGCGAGGAGAGGCTGCGCCGCCTTCTGTCCCCTGCCCTGGGTGTCGTATTCCTCAATGCTCGAGAGGCAACATCTCGGCTGCGCGGGGGTGAGGATGAGGCAGTGTGCGCGCGGGGCCTGCTGCGCAGCCTGGGCATTGCACCCCTGCCCCTGCAGCGTGGCCCGCAGCCCACACGCCCCACTGTCCTCTTTGAGAAGCTGGGTGTTGGCCGCCTTGAGCTCTTCGTGCTGCACCCGCCACCTGGGGACCCTGCGGCACCGGCCTGCGCACTGCTGGTGTGGCAGCCTGCATCGCCCAGTGACAAGGTGGTTCGAGTGCTGTTCCCTGGACGCACGCCGCCCACACGCCTGCTGGACGGGCTGCAGCGCCTGCAGCATCTGCCGTGTCTGCGCCGGCCAGTGGTCACCACAGGTGACTTGGATGCTCCTGCGAGGGCTGACAGCCAGGACAGCTTGGCCTCGCGGGACAGCTCGCGTAAAGAACCTGTCCGCAGCACCATCAGCAGCTCCGCCAGCAGAAGCACAGTGCGGAGAGAGCCAGCTCCGCCCACGCGTGACCTGAAGAAGGATGCAAAACCTGGGCCCACACGGCCTACAGTCCGAGACATGCGCCGCTCCGGGCCAGGTGTCGCCAACACGAAACCTCGCACGTCACAGAATGGTCCCCGAGCCCCGGTTCCCTCAGGGCCACCTATGGCTCATGTGCCGCAGTGCCCCGCAGAAGCAGGGAGCAGTCTGGAGCCCCAGCGGCCACCTGCCCCGTCCCCAACCCTGTCTCCAGCTCGGTCCCCACCACCTACCGCACCTGGCAATAGCCCTGAGCACCTGTCACTCAGCCCGCTACGCCCAGAACCTGCCCTGGATGCGTCACCCTCAGCCACTACACCCACAGCCACGACAcccactctgaccacaccctcgttGCCTGCGGAGCTGGGCTCACCGCACTCCACTGAGGTAGATGAGTCGCTGTCCGTGTCCTTTGAGCAGGTTCTGCCAGCAGGTGACTCGGGGCTTAGCCTTCCCCTGCGCCTTGCTCGCCGCTCCACATCCCCACATGATGTGGACCTATGCCTGGTGTCCCCTTGTGAGTTTGCGCACCGCAAGCCGCCCCCTCCTGCATCTCCGGGCAGCTCGGACAGCAGCGCTCGTTCGCAGGAGCGGCCACCGGAGACGCCGCCTACGTCAGTGAGTGAGTCACTGCCCACGTTGTCTGACTCTGATCCTGTGCCGGTTGCAGACTCCGACGACGATGTGGGTAGTGAGAGTGCAGCCAGGGACCCGCTGCCCACACCCCGTGTACCACCACCGCTGCCCGATGCCCCCGGCATCTGCATGGTGGACCCCGAGGCCCTGCTGCCCCGAGCCAGGCAGCCGCCCAACCCCACCAATCCTGGTCGCAGCCGCAAGGCCCCTGCAAGGCCGAGCTCCGCCTCCGCTGCCCCCAGAGCTGCATCTGTAGCTGCCAAGACCAAGGGCCCTGCAGGGGACCGAGTCCGGCCACTAAGTGCCCGCAGTGAGCCTGCAGACAAGCCAGGCCGTGTGCCCCTCACCAGGAAGCCCTCAGTCcccaagactgtctcaaaagtgtCTCCTGCCACGAGGACCTCCTCTG GGCTCAGTGGCCGCCCAGTGCCACCTGGGGCTGGCTCCCCTGTCTACCTGGACCTGGCTTACCTGCCTGGGGGTGGCGCGGGCCACCTGGACCCGGACTTTTTCCTTCGAGTACGTGCACTCTGCTATGTCATCAGTGGGCAGGGCCAGCGCCAGGAAGAGGGCCTGCGGGCCGTGTTGGATGCACTGCTGGCTGGCAAGCAGCAGTGGGACCTTGACCTGCAG GTCACACTGATCCCTACCTTCGACTCAGCGGTGATGCACAGGTGGTATGAGGAGACGCACGAGCAGCACCAGGCGCTGGGCATCAGGGTTCTGGGCAGTGGCAGCATGGTGTCCATGCAGGACGAGGCCTTCCCTGCCTGCAAAGTGGAGTTCTAG
- the Map1s gene encoding microtubule-associated protein 1S isoform X2, with protein sequence MAAVMAAPEAVAAPSSLLLLVVGGECGCPGLLAYVLEELERGLRSWEDVDPTICSLDEQLKAFVSRHSATFSSIVKGQRSLHHRGETLETLVLLNPSDKSLCDELRNLLMDPAPHKVLVLAGPCLEETGELLLQTGGFSAQHFLQVLGDKEVQDALASAPIAPPALTLSCPTFGDWMLLGPTPGLRLRLNPPARLPASEGLRAFLEYVAESLEPPSPFELLEPPAAGGFLRLARPCCYVFPGGLGDAAFFAVNGFTVLVNGGSNPKSSFWKLVRHLDRVDAVLVTHAGADSLPGLNSLLRRKLAEREAAAGPQGQCEERLRRLLSPALGVVFLNAREATSRLRGGEDEAVCARGLLRSLGIAPLPLQRGPQPTRPTVLFEKLGVGRLELFVLHPPPGDPAAPACALLVWQPASPSDKVVRVLFPGRTPPTRLLDGLQRLQHLPCLRRPVVTTGDLDAPARADSQDSLASRDSSRKEPVRSTISSSASRSTVRREPAPPTRDLKKDAKPGPTRPTVRDMRRSGPGVANTKPRTSQNGPRAPVPSGPPMAHVPQCPAEAGSSLEPQRPPAPSPTLSPARSPPPTAPGNSPEHLSLSPLRPEPALDASPSATTPTATTPTLTTPSLPAELGSPHSTEVDESLSVSFEQVLPAGDSGLSLPLRLARRSTSPHDVDLCLVSPCEFAHRKPPPPASPGSSDSSARSQERPPETPPTSVSESLPTLSDSDPVPVADSDDDVGSESAARDPLPTPRVPPPLPDAPGICMVDPEALLPRARQPPNPTNPGRSRKAPARPSSASAAPRAASVAAKTKGPAGDRVRPLSARSEPADKPGRVPLTRKPSVPKTVSKVSPATRTSSGLSGRPVPPGAGSPVYLDLAYLPGGGAGHLDPDFFLRVRALCYVISGQGQRQEEGLRAVLDALLAGKQQWDLDLQVTLIPTFDSAVMHRWYEETHEQHQALGIRVLGSGSMVSMQDEAFPACKVEF encoded by the exons gtcTTCGCTCATGGGAGGATGTGGACCCCACCATCTGCAGCCTGGATGAGCAGCTCAAGGCTTTTGTGTCCCGGCACTCGGCCACCTTCTCCAGCATTGTGAAAG GTCAGCGGAGCCTGCACCACCGTGGAGAGACCCTGGAGACGCTGGTCCTGCTGAACCCTTCAGACAAATCCCTGTGCGATGAG CTCCGGAACCTCCTGATGGACCCTGCCCCTCATAAAGTGCTGGTGCTGGCAGGACCCTGCCTGGAGGAGACTGGGGAGCTGCTGCTGCAGACCGGGGGGTTCTCAGCGCAGCACTTCCTGCAGGTGCTGGGGGACAAAGAG GTCCAGGATGCTCTGGCCTCGGCACCCATTGCCCCACCGGCCCTCACCCTGTCCTGTCCGACCTTTGGGGACTGGATGCTGCTGGGCCCCACGCCTGGACTGCGGCTGCGCCTGAACCCACCCGCGCGGCTGCCAGCCTCCGAGGGCCTGCGCGCCTTTCTGGAGTATGTGGCTGAGTCGCTGGAGCCGCCATCGCCCTTCGAGCTGCTGGAGCCGCCGGCCGCAGGGGGCTTCCTGCGCCTGGCGCGGCCCTGCTGCTATGTGTTCCCTGGTGGCCTGGGCGACGCCGCCTTCTTCGCAGTCAATGGCTTCACTGTGCTGGTGAATGGCGGTTCCAACCCCAAGTCGAGCTTCTGGAAGCTGGTGCGCCACCTGGACCGCGTGGACGCAGTGCTAGTGACCCACGCAGGCGCAGACAGCCTGCCTGGCCTCAATAGCCTGCTGCGCCGCAAGCTGGCAGAACGTGAGGCTGCTGCAGGGCCACAGGGACAATGCGAGGAGAGGCTGCGCCGCCTTCTGTCCCCTGCCCTGGGTGTCGTATTCCTCAATGCTCGAGAGGCAACATCTCGGCTGCGCGGGGGTGAGGATGAGGCAGTGTGCGCGCGGGGCCTGCTGCGCAGCCTGGGCATTGCACCCCTGCCCCTGCAGCGTGGCCCGCAGCCCACACGCCCCACTGTCCTCTTTGAGAAGCTGGGTGTTGGCCGCCTTGAGCTCTTCGTGCTGCACCCGCCACCTGGGGACCCTGCGGCACCGGCCTGCGCACTGCTGGTGTGGCAGCCTGCATCGCCCAGTGACAAGGTGGTTCGAGTGCTGTTCCCTGGACGCACGCCGCCCACACGCCTGCTGGACGGGCTGCAGCGCCTGCAGCATCTGCCGTGTCTGCGCCGGCCAGTGGTCACCACAGGTGACTTGGATGCTCCTGCGAGGGCTGACAGCCAGGACAGCTTGGCCTCGCGGGACAGCTCGCGTAAAGAACCTGTCCGCAGCACCATCAGCAGCTCCGCCAGCAGAAGCACAGTGCGGAGAGAGCCAGCTCCGCCCACGCGTGACCTGAAGAAGGATGCAAAACCTGGGCCCACACGGCCTACAGTCCGAGACATGCGCCGCTCCGGGCCAGGTGTCGCCAACACGAAACCTCGCACGTCACAGAATGGTCCCCGAGCCCCGGTTCCCTCAGGGCCACCTATGGCTCATGTGCCGCAGTGCCCCGCAGAAGCAGGGAGCAGTCTGGAGCCCCAGCGGCCACCTGCCCCGTCCCCAACCCTGTCTCCAGCTCGGTCCCCACCACCTACCGCACCTGGCAATAGCCCTGAGCACCTGTCACTCAGCCCGCTACGCCCAGAACCTGCCCTGGATGCGTCACCCTCAGCCACTACACCCACAGCCACGACAcccactctgaccacaccctcgttGCCTGCGGAGCTGGGCTCACCGCACTCCACTGAGGTAGATGAGTCGCTGTCCGTGTCCTTTGAGCAGGTTCTGCCAGCAGGTGACTCGGGGCTTAGCCTTCCCCTGCGCCTTGCTCGCCGCTCCACATCCCCACATGATGTGGACCTATGCCTGGTGTCCCCTTGTGAGTTTGCGCACCGCAAGCCGCCCCCTCCTGCATCTCCGGGCAGCTCGGACAGCAGCGCTCGTTCGCAGGAGCGGCCACCGGAGACGCCGCCTACGTCAGTGAGTGAGTCACTGCCCACGTTGTCTGACTCTGATCCTGTGCCGGTTGCAGACTCCGACGACGATGTGGGTAGTGAGAGTGCAGCCAGGGACCCGCTGCCCACACCCCGTGTACCACCACCGCTGCCCGATGCCCCCGGCATCTGCATGGTGGACCCCGAGGCCCTGCTGCCCCGAGCCAGGCAGCCGCCCAACCCCACCAATCCTGGTCGCAGCCGCAAGGCCCCTGCAAGGCCGAGCTCCGCCTCCGCTGCCCCCAGAGCTGCATCTGTAGCTGCCAAGACCAAGGGCCCTGCAGGGGACCGAGTCCGGCCACTAAGTGCCCGCAGTGAGCCTGCAGACAAGCCAGGCCGTGTGCCCCTCACCAGGAAGCCCTCAGTCcccaagactgtctcaaaagtgtCTCCTGCCACGAGGACCTCCTCTG GGCTCAGTGGCCGCCCAGTGCCACCTGGGGCTGGCTCCCCTGTCTACCTGGACCTGGCTTACCTGCCTGGGGGTGGCGCGGGCCACCTGGACCCGGACTTTTTCCTTCGAGTACGTGCACTCTGCTATGTCATCAGTGGGCAGGGCCAGCGCCAGGAAGAGGGCCTGCGGGCCGTGTTGGATGCACTGCTGGCTGGCAAGCAGCAGTGGGACCTTGACCTGCAG GTCACACTGATCCCTACCTTCGACTCAGCGGTGATGCACAGGTGGTATGAGGAGACGCACGAGCAGCACCAGGCGCTGGGCATCAGGGTTCTGGGCAGTGGCAGCATGGTGTCCATGCAGGACGAGGCCTTCCCTGCCTGCAAAGTGGAGTTCTAG